One Oceanispirochaeta sp. M1 DNA segment encodes these proteins:
- a CDS encoding acyl-[acyl-carrier-protein] thioesterase, with translation MYYSQSFKIRSSECDTSLKLSPAAVLDYFQEVAGRQCIPYGMGVPEIINKYGMTWVLSGMSVKFDSYPSWPEELQIETWPRTLKGFKAFRDFLMKDNSGNILARGSSVWALLDIKTRRPVKMDFVGGIMPYDAERHAIEDPVLGRIPAAESFNQEEIVFPVSPSDLDYNQHVNNIRYLIWLMTYLDPAYSKDSELIDLNIAFTGESRLGDDICIKSFMDGEKGLHSFVKVQDGKEVCRMSTRWRKS, from the coding sequence ATGTACTATTCTCAATCCTTTAAAATCAGAAGCAGTGAATGTGACACCTCTTTAAAACTCAGCCCTGCGGCGGTTCTTGATTATTTTCAGGAAGTTGCGGGACGTCAGTGCATTCCCTATGGGATGGGAGTTCCGGAAATTATCAATAAATACGGGATGACCTGGGTTCTTTCGGGGATGTCTGTTAAGTTTGATTCCTATCCTTCCTGGCCTGAAGAGCTTCAGATAGAGACCTGGCCCCGGACCCTAAAGGGATTCAAGGCCTTCAGAGATTTTCTTATGAAGGACAATTCCGGAAATATTCTCGCAAGGGGCAGCAGTGTCTGGGCTCTACTGGATATAAAAACAAGACGGCCGGTCAAGATGGATTTTGTGGGTGGTATCATGCCTTATGATGCTGAGCGTCATGCCATTGAAGATCCTGTGTTGGGTCGTATTCCTGCAGCAGAGAGTTTTAATCAGGAGGAAATAGTTTTTCCGGTCAGTCCTTCCGACCTTGATTATAACCAGCATGTGAATAATATTCGCTATCTTATCTGGCTGATGACCTACCTGGACCCTGCTTACAGTAAGGATTCAGAACTTATTGATCTGAATATTGCCTTTACGGGGGAGTCCCGCCTGGGTGATGATATCTGTATCAAATCATTTATGGATGGAGAAAAAGGTTTGCACTCTTTTGTCAAAGTTCAGGATGGAAAAGAAGTCTGCAGGATGAGTACACGCTGGCGGAAATCCTGA
- a CDS encoding outer membrane beta-barrel protein, producing MRKSCSLFILTLIMGPALFASPFHIGIEGTFGTSIGTGKGNWDWTDPALGIQRSAPPNMGAALMILYDLSPVFQLETGAGYYWNKCTVANGDEVWTYKQESLEFPLAIRLFFNRDSRGLYAKGGTALILLTGKSSYRNENSGEDQFISDVPENKAHAGLQIGIGYQRELKKMLWELEAKYITFYSSPDYKRSDGSTADTRFHRMALNFGLFF from the coding sequence ATGAGAAAAAGTTGTTCCCTTTTCATACTGACTTTAATAATGGGTCCTGCCCTCTTCGCGTCCCCCTTTCATATCGGAATTGAAGGGACTTTCGGAACTTCCATTGGAACTGGTAAGGGAAACTGGGACTGGACTGATCCGGCTCTGGGTATTCAGAGATCTGCTCCTCCAAATATGGGTGCTGCTTTAATGATTCTTTATGATCTCAGTCCGGTTTTCCAGCTGGAAACAGGAGCCGGTTATTACTGGAATAAGTGCACCGTGGCCAATGGGGATGAAGTATGGACATACAAACAGGAGAGCCTGGAATTCCCACTGGCTATCCGGCTTTTTTTCAATAGAGACAGCAGAGGTCTCTACGCCAAAGGCGGTACGGCGCTTATACTCCTGACTGGAAAATCTTCCTATAGAAATGAGAATAGTGGAGAAGATCAATTCATCTCAGATGTCCCTGAAAACAAGGCCCATGCAGGACTGCAGATCGGGATAGGTTACCAGAGAGAATTAAAAAAAATGCTGTGGGAACTGGAGGCAAAATATATAACATTTTACAGTTCTCCTGATTACAAGCGCAGTGACGGCAGCACCGCCGATACAAGATTCCATCGGATGGCACTAAACTTTGGACTCTTTTTTTAA